One Bosea sp. 124 genomic window, GGAGGTTCGCTGCAACCGCCAACCGCACGGGATGATGCCTGCGGACGCAATCCCAGCCTTCGTTCCGAAAAAGGGTTGCGCAGCCCGAGAGGCGTCGCTATACGCGGCCACCGATCCCGGATAGCTCAGCGGTAGAGCAATCGACTGTTAATCGATTGGTCGCAGGTTCGAATCCTGCTCCGGGAGCCAGTTATTTCAAGAGCTTGGGCGGGAAACCGCCTGGGCCCTTTCCCATTGCAGGTACGGGATAGGCGCTGCACTTCGCGATGCCGCTCAGATGCGCGGTTCGGATCCCTTGATCCGCGTTTTTTCACCGCCCTCGCCTGTCCTCGGCTTCGTCCCGCCTGTGCGATCGTTGAGCTGCAGAAATATGCGGTTTACCCGCAAGGGCGTGTTCGTCTTTGCGGGCTATGCAACAATTGGCTCCAGCGTATCGTGGCTGGCTTCGAACAAAGCCGAGACTCTCTGCATGTGACGACCCCGGCGGGACCGTATCCCGTTCAGTTTCGTCAGGCGCCATGATCGCGCCGGCCTCCAGCGCGGAGCGCACCCTCGCCGACTGGGGAACGAGCGCTCGCGAAGGCCGTGCCTTGTGGTCCATCTTGCAAACGGGACCGGATCGCGTTGCTGAGAATTCTGCGTGCGAGCGGATCATAGTACCTGCTCAAAGCAAGCGCCGCGAAGAATATAAGGACCAAAAGAGCAACGCCCGCCCCGGGCGAGAATGCGGCTGGCGAATGGCCGTACATGCGGACGGCCCTGCGGGCCATCTCGAAGATCGGGGCATGGATAGCGTACACAGCGAACGACGCTTCACCGATATACTCGAAAATCGGTTGCGAGATTCGCGTAGGTTCGATCGAAGCAGCCAGCATGACGATTGCAGGAAACAGGAACAGAACGCAAAACAGATCGAAAAAAATCCTCGCAGCTCCATCGATATGCACCGTAAAGAGCGCCGCTATAATGAACAGCGGAGTCCAGCTCAGGATTCGTGGCCCCAGTCTAGGCAATCCAAATCTGTATATAATTACACCCAAGAAAAATGAAAAATACACACGGATCGAACCGCCGATAAAGGTCTGCCAATAGGCGCCTATATCTAGATTTCCAAAATGAAACGCCGATGCGATTAACATCACCGCGGCGATCGAAACGGTCAATATCAGAACCGTATTGGTAAGTTTCTTCCAGAAGGCGACATAAAACACGTTGATAGCGATTTCATAAAACAGCGACCAACCAGGTACGTTGGTGGGATAAAGTACCAATGCGTAGTTGAAATCGGGAGACGGCAGCATAACGAGACCGAGGACGATCGCTCTGACGAGCCCAAACAAATTCAGCTCTCCTGCTCCCATTCGCCAAGCGAGAGCAGCGCTCACTGAGCCAATAATTGCCCCGATTACATATAGTGGATAGAAGCGGATAGCTCTCATCCAGAAAAATTGCGATGTTCTCAGTCCATTTTTGAAGCGCTCCTCATAAGAGTTTGCGATAACGAACCCGCTCATGACAAAGAAAAAATCTACCGCCAGATAGGCACTTTCAGGCGTCCATCGACCAAAGAAACCTTGCCCATGCAGGATCAAAACTGCGATGGCGGCGACGCCTCGCAGACCGTTGAGTGTCGAATACACTCTCTTTGGATGATCCAATTCGCTCAGGCCCCACGAATTGCCCGTTTGAATTGAAATAACGATACGTAAGGCACACGTGTCAACGTGGAGAATTTTTGATAATTAATGCGGCATCAGCCGCGAACGGCAACGCGCCGGCGTTGCGAGTCGTCCTGCTCGTCCAACACAGTTGAAGCGTGCGTCACGCGGCGGAGCCCGCGGCCCTCGGCGGGAATCAGGCCGGCGCCGGGAGCCGACCCTGAGACAGCATCTCGGGCGCGAGTATCCGGGCGCCGATGAAGAAGCCGCGCACGGCATCCGAGACGATCTGGTCCATGTCCTGCGGAGTCGGCGTCCGGTACACATAGCGCCGGATCGCGACGTAGAAGATGCGGCCGTGCAGGCCCCAGAACATTTCGGTCTCGCGCTCGCCGAGCGGTTGGTCCGAAGTGGCGGGGAGCCCGAGTTCCTCACGCAACTCGAGGCAGGACGGCTCGATCACCCTGCGCCTGACGATGTCGAGGTAGCGCCCGGTGATGTCGAAGGCGCGCAGCCCCGAGAAGACGAAGATGCGCACCCAGTCATGGTCGAAGACCTGCTCGACATATTCCCGGTAGAACTGCGTCAGCCGTGCCTCCAGAGGCCGTGACCTGTCGGTGATCAGCGGGGCCCAGGAGGGCCGCCAGCGACTCAGATAGACATGCTCGTAGACGCGCTCGATCAGCGCCTCCTTGCTCGGGAAATGCCGGTAGATTGCGGAATGCGTGATCCCCATCCGCTTGGCGAGCTCACGCGTCTGACCGTCGAAGCCGCGCTCGGCGAAGAAACGGATCGCCTCGTCGAGGATGGCCTGTTCCCGGTCCGGCCCGCGCATGTTGCGGCGGCGCGGGCGAGCGCCTTCACCCGTCTCCTCCTTCGGCATC contains:
- a CDS encoding acyltransferase codes for the protein MYSTLNGLRGVAAIAVLILHGQGFFGRWTPESAYLAVDFFFVMSGFVIANSYEERFKNGLRTSQFFWMRAIRFYPLYVIGAIIGSVSAALAWRMGAGELNLFGLVRAIVLGLVMLPSPDFNYALVLYPTNVPGWSLFYEIAINVFYVAFWKKLTNTVLILTVSIAAVMLIASAFHFGNLDIGAYWQTFIGGSIRVYFSFFLGVIIYRFGLPRLGPRILSWTPLFIIAALFTVHIDGAARIFFDLFCVLFLFPAIVMLAASIEPTRISQPIFEYIGEASFAVYAIHAPIFEMARRAVRMYGHSPAAFSPGAGVALLVLIFFAALALSRYYDPLARRILSNAIRSRLQDGPQGTAFASARSPVGEGALRAGGRRDHGA
- a CDS encoding TetR/AcrR family transcriptional regulator; translated protein: MRGPDREQAILDEAIRFFAERGFDGQTRELAKRMGITHSAIYRHFPSKEALIERVYEHVYLSRWRPSWAPLITDRSRPLEARLTQFYREYVEQVFDHDWVRIFVFSGLRAFDITGRYLDIVRRRVIEPSCLELREELGLPATSDQPLGERETEMFWGLHGRIFYVAIRRYVYRTPTPQDMDQIVSDAVRGFFIGARILAPEMLSQGRLPAPA